TGTGAACAAAAACAGATCAAATATGTCCACCTCGGACGTTTACCTCTGATCTTTGCTGCCAGATGTTTGTTTCTATTTCCATGCGAGTTAAGCTTTTCAATCAAATAACacgggcatgtgtgtgtaattgcTGAAGATATTAGGTAGCTTATAATTGCATTCCAGAGGTGAGGAAAATATGAATTTTGTTGTGTTCaaccaaacattttaaatatagttTCTCCTTTCCTGGTAGAAATGGCTATAAGTTCCTGTACTGTTCAGCGCGAGCCATTGGTATGGCTGCCATCACCAAGGGTTACCTTCGGTGGGTCAATGACAGAGGCACTGTCCTGCCTAAAGGCCCTGTCCTGCTAGCGCCCAGCAGCCTGTTTTCAGCGCTTCACAGGTAACAAATACAACCACAGATACTGTCCTTCTAAGACATTATGTGTTTCCTTTGACAACGTGAATAAATGTAtgggaacacacaaacatctttgCTGACTGATCTGTTTGTCCTCACCTGTGCAGAGAAGTCATCGAGAAAAAGCCGGAGATTTTTAAAATTGCCTGTCTCAGTGACATCAGGGACCTTTTCAACCCACTGAGGCAGCCCTTCTATGCCGCGTTTGGCAACAGGACCAATGTAAGTCATGTTGACGTCTCCTTAATCCACGCAACAGCCTTCAGCAACAGGTCTCCTTTCAGTCCAGTCTTGCTGGTGCTGAAGCCAAATTTCCTGGAAACACTGGTTTAATGATTGATTTTAATTCAGTCCTGTAAAAACCAAACAGTCTGTGCAGCGTTCAATCACACAAAGGTTAAAGTTTAactgttttgttgctgttgcctTTGCAGGATGCTTTTGCATACATGCAAGTTGGGGTGTCTGACACAAAGTTATTTACTGTCAACCCAAAAGGAGAGCTCATCCAGGAGAAGACAAAAGGCAACAAGTCCTCGTACGTGTGTGACAAACACCAACATAAACACATGTACTGATAATATGTAATTGATTCTTAGTAGTTTCTACTGAGGTGAATGAAGAAGATGGGTCCTGTCCCAATGAACATAAATGGCCAAAAACACAATTCCAGTTAGACtcatttttaatggaaataatgaTCTTTAATGTTACACAGAAGTGATGCACatgcagctttttctttttgtactcCATATTTGAACATACATTTGCTTTTAGGATTAAAAGTCTACTTGTGTTTGCGTGTGCTTTGCAGGTACAGCCACTTGAGTGAGCTGGTGGAACATTTCTTTCCTGTGCTCTCCATCGAAGGCAGCTTGTGTTCTACTTTGGTGTGTCCAGAGTACAGCAGTGTCTCTTTCTGGAAAGATCCCCTGCCAGAACTGGACCTGGATGCTCTGCTGTAGACAACCCCCCATATTTACCTAATGTCACTTACACAAATATTAAAGCATGCACAGAGGATACTGTAAAAgtctttattttctgattttctaGAGGATTTTCACAAAGTTTTTTCCACTATGCCTGAatgttgggggaaaaaaactataaataaattGGCAAGTATgcctttaaaagtttttttaaaggcatacttttttattcaatttcaaaaatgaatTTTGAAAAGTGCAACATATTTAAACTCTAAACActtataaaatgtgtatttttttactaGAGTTGTGCAATAGTAATGTATTCATCCAAGCAAATACCAAAAGTACAACTgcaatatttcatattttgtgtGATTATTCTGAAAAATTTCAGTTCACTGCTAGAGTCTCAAAGTTTAGAAAATACCTGGGTGTGCACATAGCTTCCAAATAAACCTGTCATCTTTCTGTGAGTTGGGGTTTGAATGACTGCATGTCTGTAAGTGATtgttgttgggttgtttttttacatttgttcatgttttttgacTTGACATAATTTTTAAAGCTGCTGCATAAATACCAGGCAACCAATGTAGTTTTTTTAAGTACTTGGATTATTGTAATCTCTGTAGGAGATAAATTGCCACTCTCTGTTTTGTAATTTCTTACCTATTTGATTCACCTGAGTCATAAATGTGTGCGTGAAGCTCCAATGAGGTAGATGGATTTTAGGCTGGATAACTGCTGAGTCGGAGGTGAAGGTGAAGACGGACGGAACGAGAGAATTTGTTTTGCACTAACGGATTGACCTGAGCGTAGAATCACTATGAACTTTCCACAtccacattttcttcatttcaggCAGTTCTTTAAAACATTCGGACATGATGAACGTAAAGCTGGatcagactgactgacttttaTTCCAGAGACATTAATTCAGGACTGTGCCTTTGTAGATAAAAGCACTGTCatatatttattagttttaaGCCTTTTTTCCTTCAGCTGTATGGAGGTGATTTGGTGCTGAGGAATTTATCACATTTAAACCAAAATGTActgaaataaaagttaaaataaaaacttttcgGTTGTACccatttttattgtgaaatgatTTGAGGTGCACAAACAAAAGTTCCACTTGGCGTTACTGCATTACtagacaaaacacaaatgagTCCACCACACAGGGAACGTTCACAGGCCATGGCCAAACACTATCTGGACTTCTACAACCCAGCAACAATACTAGACTTTGACATCGACCACATTCCACCATTCAGAGAAGGCAGATATCAGTTCATAAAAAAGGGATCCACATTTTACTGCATGTTGCAAATATTAATCTCATTTTTGAAACATTCTATTTTCTTGAatggtttcattcattttttttcccccagggCAATGCCAGTTCTGCAAGACTGACATTTAACATATTAATTACCCAGTGTCAAGGTGGaaatgtgccaaaaaaaaaaaaaaaaaaggagaaagggTAAATAGGGTAAATACACCTGTTGCAGCTGATAAATGATTTATGAGCTGTTGCATCACCGCTGCAGGTGTGAATGAGGCAAAGGCGGATCTGACTCCCTTTAGTCTGCGTCAGTGACTCACCTGAACAGGAAGACTCCAAACAGGACGGTACTGTTGAACAggttagtgtgtttgtgtgtgttttgtctagGCCTTATGAAAATAACAAAGTGCATATTTGTTCCGATTGTtaagttgaaagaaaaagacattaaagCCAAATCGATTGAAATCCTCAGCGAAGCGAAACTGATCGCTTATCAAAAGGGAAGTAAAAGTTGGCGTTCGGTGGAAATTGAATTCCAGTCGGACATACGCGCAACAAAGTTTACATTCATTGAACCTTTTCCCTGTCTGTCTGGGAAAGGAGTGGATTCTGGATCTCAACTTTGTGAGTTCGGACTTCGTGCAATACCTCGTGATAATGGTCAAATGTTTCATATAAACAAAGAATCCGGTCattaaaaaaggttaaaaattcAGTTTTGTCAGGAAATTTTCAAATTGCAGCTGAAAGTTTTCTGATTGAGgcgtcaaataaaataaattaacaggaGGGAGCTACATCCTACAAAACTTTCATGAGAAGGAAATTCTGGATTAAGGTGAAAGTAATAATGACACCAGAATGGTTCTCAGATAGATCTCCATGGTTACTGTAACTCAGGTGACGCATGCTTTTAGGCGCTTGGACAGAAAGAGGGTATTGAGCTGCATGCCTGTTGGGTTGTACATTTTGTAAGATGTATgtatacacaataaaaacacatttttctaccCTAATTTTTCAGTTTACCCATCAGCTGCCAACATGTCAATGAGCGAGAGTGAAGCAAACGTGTCTGAAAAAGCTCGTTCAGATGCTTTGGCTTTGGAGCTGACTTGTCCAATTTGCTTGGAGCTCTTCTCTCAGCCGGTTTCTATTCCCTGTGGTCACATCTACTGCTTTGGCTGCCTTCAGACCATGGGAGAAGACCTCGACCACCACAACTGTCCTGAGTGCCAGGCAGAGTACCAAACTGATGGCCTTGTTAAGAACTTCAAAATGTGCAGCATCATTGAGACTTATAAAGCCACTGCTGGGAAAGCCAACGCCGCTGCAGAACTAACAAATATCGACCACCAGTCAGACAAGAGAGACAACAGGATTGGTCCTGAACAACGAAACACAGAATGCTGTCAGGATGTAGCCACAGCTGGAGAGAGCGAGTCCACGTTGTCTTTTAATCAAGAACAAGACAAAGATTCTGCAGAAATGGAGGGATATAAGTTCAAACTGACATCTCAGATGGCAGAGTTGGGCTTCGGGTTAGAGTTGGCAGAGAGCGTGCTGAGGAAAGAGAAGGAACGAGACTCCGAGATGGCCGCTGTTAATGGTCAGCTGAGACAGAAAGCACTCAAACTCTTAGGGCAGGTGGAGCATTTGTCACAGCTCTACAGTCAACAGGTGATGCAGCTCATTGAAGAGGACTTGGGTCTGGATGAAGCTCATCAAGGCAGGAGAGTCAGTCAAGCTTCTGAGCTAACCGAGCAGCTAAGACAGGCCACGCTCAGAGCGGAGTCCCTTCTGACCAAAGTGCACCTGCCTGACTTTAAGGACGAGTTCTTGACTCTACAGCCTCATATTATCGAGCTGTTAGCCAAGCCTGTGCAAGGAGAAGGAGATCCTATCAAATCAAACCCAAACCACACACAGGCCTGTTCCAAGCTGGAAGACATGAATGCAGAGCTGAGGAAAGCATTTGGAGAGGTCCAGCGTTGCCTTCGAAACACCCTAAACCCGTCAGAGGTGACTTTTGACCCCGAAACAGCTCATCCCAACCTCATCCTCTCAGAGGATTTGAAAACGGTGACTTTCAGCAGCTCCAAGCAGCCCTACCCTCCCTCTGCACAAAGGTTCACCAGCTTCCTGCAGGTTCTCAGCACCCAGAGCTTCTTTGAAGGGGAGCATCGCTGGGAGGTGGAACTAGAAGGCTCTCCGTGGATCATTGGCGTGTGCTACAGTGGGAAGCTGGCCCGCAGCGGTGTACCCTCTGCTCTGGAAAGCAGCCGGAGCTCCTGGTGTCTGATGTGGTTCAACAACCTGCTGACCGCCTATGAGCAGAGCTACAGTGTGCCCCTGAAGAAGACCACAATGTCTCGCAGGCTAGAGATCAGACTGAGCTTCAAAACCAACAGGTTGAGCTTCTACAACATCAGCACCATTAGCGGGAAGACTCACGTGTATACGTTCAAGGCTGTCCTGACTGAACCAGTGCACCTGGCCTACAGGATGATATCAGGCCATCCAGATGCACGTGTCActttttattcataattataATCAGTAGTGCTGCTGCACCCGTTTTACACCCATTCTGCATTAAACTGCTCGAGTTCTGAGAAGTTCATATACTTTGCATTGGATCCATTTAGaatgaaataacagaaaaaaattacacattttttttggtaatcAAATACAGACTGCAATTTACAATAGTTTATATTGAGCAGGGTTTTGCTATAATAACATTTAAAGAGTGTCATATCTATGCcatgtaaacatgtttaaaatgttcagAATTTGAAACTTATGTTGTCATTCATTAGGATctcttcatttttacttttactgaaGTAAAGCATTAAAGATTTTTAGCCACTCAAGGGTTGCTCATGTGTGATTTGATGACGGCCTATGCCCAGAAAAGCTTTAGATTACCCTTAAAGCACCTTGGTCCTAAGTACATTTCCATTAAATTCCGAACACGTGTATGAAATTGAAGACCTAATTCAGATATGATTGAGGAAGTCAGTCATGTGAATATTTTGTTATGTTAAAAGACAGTTTCTGATTTCCCCATTTCTGAGAAAACTTGTTTCAGAGAGTTCAGGATTTTGCACATTgcttctttatttccttttatatGCTTTTTGTGATGACATGAAACTGCTGTTACTTTGGTTGAAACATGCATGCTCAAATACGCTGGATAAAATAATGTTCcaataaattttacaattttgttgcaattgggggtttttttgtacttaAGGGTAATAAACAGTGTGATGTATGTAGTATGCAtgcagtttgcagctgagtgtgacgcgagtgggatgaggatcagcacctctaaatccgaggccatggttctcgaccgaaaaagggtggtgtgccctcttcaggtcggtggagagtcttcgccccaagtggaggagtttaagtatcttggggtcttgttcacaagtgagggcaggatggaacgtgagattgacagacggatcggtgcagcttctgcagtgatgcagtcgctgtataggtctgtcgtggtgaagaaggagctgagtcgcaagacgaagctctcgatttaccggtcaatctacattcctactctcacctatggtcatgagctttgggtcatgaccgaaaggacaagatcagTGGCTTTATaaaagcggctgaaatgagtttcctccgtagagtggctgggcgcccccttagagatagggtgaggagctcagtcaccagggaggagctcggagtagagccgctactccgcctcgagcggagccagctgaggtggctcgggcatctgttccggatgcctcctggacgcctccctggggaggtgttcccggcatgtcctaccgggaggagacctcgaggaagacctaggacacgctggagggactatgtctctcgactggcctgggaacgcctcgggctccccccggaggagctggaggaggtgtctgggtagagggaagtatgggcatccgtGCTGAAACtgttgcccccgtgacccggccccggagaagcggtagatgatggatggatggatggatgtatggatgcaGTATTGTGAACTCGGAACAATAGTTATTGTTTTCTGATTATTCTATATTTACAAACAAATTCCTAACAGAATTTCTTATTGCATATTCTCATCCTTATATTTATTGGTCATTATCATTACTTTACATGGTGGGAGATCCCTGCCCCTGAAAATGATCCACTGATTTGTCAGTGGTCACAACTCCTGTATTGCATGGGACTGACCAATGACTTGTATGGATCGCTCATACTGTGTTTTAAGCTCATAAATTTTAATCTTTAAGATTCTTAAAAgtgtatttttctgcttttacaaTGGCGTTTGATGTTTTCTCTTCTAACAACCACAGGGGACAAATACCGGGGATTAAtaaggttaattttttttcttcttcctcttaaATTGGGTTTATAGGGCTTGAAGCTGGAAGACTAAATTATATTGGAAGAcatttataaattttttttttttttaaaaattccgtTTTTACCTTCATTCAACATAGAAATACAAGTCAGTAATCTGTTATCACTCGTAAGAATTGTAATTCACATGCCAAACCAGTCAGCGGCGTCAATGAGTCCGTCCGTTATCTGCTGAGCACCaatagagaagaagaagaagaagaagaagaagaacaggactctgcagaagaagaagacgaagaagaaacgAGTCAGCTGAGCCGACTGTGAGATAATAACACAACAGTCGCGGAAAGCCATGTCCCATTTCAGCGATCAATGTATAGATCGCCTACACCGTGCCCTTCAACCTTATTATTTGTAAAACATATGCTATCACCTCTGTCCGACTGAACCACTGAATCGGTAAGATAACGCGTATCTAATTTGGTGCAGATTATGCTTGTTACGTGTGGTTGCTGTTACTGTATTGGACTTGCTCTTAAACCACGTTTTTTCGGACTTGCTGTATGTCAGGGGTCTTATTAACAGTTTTGCGACATGTTGAGTAGTACCTTGTATGTTGTGATACAACTAACCAGGATTGGCGTGTTTGTCTGTAACGAAAGCTTGGATCAAATAGGTTGAATTACTACAATTACGTATCTCAACCAGCTAGCATACTACTGGCACCATTAGCAAGGTGAGTGAACACATGGGAAGTCCCCTTTACAGTAAATGAAGTCACACGATTAACCGTGGAAATGAAACTTACACAACGATACGGCAAAATTAGTTGTTGATTATGATCCAGCTCCAGCAAAAAGGGCTTTGAATTGAAACTGAGCCAGgagcttttttgtttgtttgtttgtttgtttgtttgtttgtttcaaacgTAAACTCTGTGTTTGGGATAGAACAGCTATTGAGTTGGCTTTAGCTCTCTGATTGTGAGGTTAGTTAGAAAAAGCCAGACTTAAATGTAAGAACAATTCCGAAGAAAGCTGTTTTAAACACGAGTAATTCAGCAGTGAATTTACACTCAAAAGAATTTGAACTGCAGCAAAGCAAGCCTCAGAAGACATAATGAGTTGGTAATGAGTTTGGGTTGCTTAACCTGTCTTGGAAATGTAGTTCAAActcaaaaatttcaaaaatttgaaaaaaaaaaaaaaagatatgaaatTCAACATATTATAAAGCTATAAAAAGTCACAAgctgttaaaaataatttattagttTCATAGAGTCTTGTTTTAACCTAcacttataaatatataaattagctcattcttcttctttacctttctgctttccccttcaggggtcgccacagtgaatcagtgtcctccatctaaccctgtcttctgcatcctctcctctcacaccaactaccttcatgtcctctttcgctacatccataaacctcctctttgctcttcctctaggcctcctgcctggcagttcaaaactcagcatccttctaccaatatattcactatttctcctctggacatgtccaaaccatctcagtctggcctctctgactttatctccaaaacctctaacatgtgctgtccctctgatgtactcattcctgatcctatccttcctggtcactcccaaagagaacctcagcatcttcatctctgctacctccagctctgtctcctgtcttttcctcattgacactgtctctagaccaaacaacattgctggtctcaccacagttttgtacacctttcctttcattttagattaAACTAATCCAAAACTGCCAACAattgtttgataaaaatatCTATCTGTTGCACATCGCGTTATTAGTCAGCCAACTAACCTCTAGAATAGCAAACAGTGAATATAATAcgtaaaaataaatagagatAAATCAACAATCAATGCTTTTGACTAATCTTCACTTTTATGTTTGAGTGAACATTATAGTGCCATGGCTTACCTTTGTTAGTTACAGGTACAGTACAGTCAAATGAAATGAGGCTGGTAAAGGGGGTTCATTTATCATATAAATGCAAAACACATAGATccatgttgtttgttgttgttcttcgaATGATCTACAAAAAATGTACACTTCAAATGATGAATTAATTAGTAGGGGATTGCCAATGTTGCATAAAGACATTTGGAGCAAGTGCCTGTTTGGTACCACAGCCTTCAGTCTGCTTCACCTGACATAAATCAGTTTCCCTACTCATCTGATGAtcattacatttgttttgtacTCAGGATCAGACACCATGCTAGCCACAGTGACGGCTGTGGCTACGTTTGCTCACTACAATGGCACCACTTCCTCACCATCGGAGAACACATCAGGATTCTCAACTTGGCAACCTGATAGTGAAACCAACCTCAGCGTGCCTCACAAGTGTCTACAAGTCCTATATGAGGATATTGGAGATTCCAGGTATATAGTGTCATGTTTTTGAAGAAGTGTTTCAAACTCCTTAAATAGTTGTTTAAATGTATGAGAATGCcagatttaataaaattaacaaaCTTTCCGATGGAAATTCCTGCAGACTACAGTACACAGAAGAAATGGATGTTAGAACCTGTATTTCACTTCTCTCTGTTTTAGGGTGCGGATCTGGGACATTTTACTGCTTGTGCCTAATGTGGCCTTCTTTGTATTCCTGATGTGGAAACTTCCTTCGGCCAGGGCAAAGATTCGACTCACATCGAGCCCCATTTTTGTCACCTTTTATTTGCTGGTAGGACACAAATTACAGAAACACCAGAGTATTCAAATCAGTTATGTTGACCTTGACATTTTACACAATGTTCCAATATAGGTTCAGACTTAATTAAACACAGAGGAGGTGAGTAGATGTAGTGAGTGGAGGATGGAGTacataggctgacatggaaaagaatgacatgctgtggcgacccctaacagGACAAATCGAACTGGAAAGAAGAATAGTAATTTAAGATGGCGTTTAATCCAATGAACCAGTTACTATTCCCTTTTGTCTAACAAGCACCAGTGAACTTGCTCAGCAACCAGTTTCATTCTCGTTCTTTACTTTGTCAGCCTTATCTTTGTGTCCTTCTGTTGGGGTTGCTtagaaacaaaacagtttttatggTCTAAAATattgttctgtattttttagGTGTTTGTTGTAGCAGCAGTTGGAATCACCCGGGCCATTGTATCCATGACTGTCAGTGCGTCCAGCGCTGCCACCGTCATCGACAAGGTGAACAGTCCTCAGTCACATTTCTGGAACacatgtggttgtttggttgtgaGTCTTGGAGATGAAATGGTCAGTCTGTCTGTAATTTAGGGCAGAAAAAGACTATGACCAGATTTTAGACCATACTTGTTGCAGGCATTATATACGTATCACTAACCACTACAAGCTGGCCCTATGTTTCCTTGGGTTTAAATGTTCcaaattgaaaatgaatttcAAGATAAGCGTTGCATATGTAGATGAGTTCCACATTTTGTCACTATGTCAGTATCACGGTAGCTAACATAGAAAATGGATTTTCCAGAAAATCCAGATGCAGAGGCCTGGCAGAATTCCCCTAACACCCACCAGCAGAAATCTTAATGATTTGTTTGAACACTGGGTGGGGTACAGGTACAGCTATAGCACGTAACAGCATTGTGACACTaatgaaaacatgattttgGCTTGTTTAGCTTTACAACTGGTCCACGTTGTTAGCTGAAGCTCTATCTCTTGTCCTAAAGGTTCTTAACCATGCTAATAGTTTTTTAGCATTTCTTACTTTCCGAACTCGTGAGTCACTATGTTTATAACCTCAGTATGAACCCTGTGGTTGTCACCTTTACTATGGTGGTTAACCAgtgttggtgttgttttttGGTGTGCTTTTTAGCAGGAATACGATGAAACTACTTGatgaatttcttttaaaattatgaAAGGGGAGCGCATGCCAGACAAAGTACTCACCTTTCATTTGTGTGCTGAAGTAGGTTGTGTCAAAGCAGTTGGTCTTGTTTTTGATCTTTTCTTATCCAAGCTAAACAAGAGTTTTTCATCCTTTTGGAATTTGAGAGATTGCTACCCTTTCCTGATTTCCTTTGGAGTATGCTTATTGGTTTCTAGCTTGCAAACTCCTTTTAAGTCTGGACTTTTAAGGCACTTTGAGTTTAGTTTCTTGCGGAGTACACATGAATTACAGACCAGATTTTGATGGGTGAAACATGAACATTCCCAGTCAACATAAGAAAGCTTGTGTTGGATTGTTTGGTGTCCGTGGAGTTATTCTCTCTCCTGAGTGACATTCTAGTTTTTTCAGCTGATGTTTTGTGTCTATCTTACCATACGTGACTTGTAACATCCCCAAGGAAACCTAGAATAAAAAACTCTTAATGGAAGGTTTTGGCTTATTTCTTACCATTCCTTGGTAGAACAGTAAGTGACCAGCAAagctgcttctgttttttttttttaatgattcaaACAACATCTGCTTCTCATCTATAATGCTTATTGAAGCATCTTTACATGTCTTGTGATTCATGGGAAAGTTCAAGGAATGTTTTGAAGCTTAAGTTTTGTATACAGTATCCATCAGTCAGGCTCCTGCCTTTCAGAACATGTGATCCCACTGAGCGTAGAGCTGTCCTACAAGCCCACAGAGAAGCTTAGAAGTAGGCCGACCCAAACCTAAAAAGTCCATGGTTGCCCCAGACTAGAAGAGGacctcttgttttcttttctttccctaaAATTGTAATACGATATCGGTCAACATACTTCGCAACAGACTTCTATTTTATTAGATCCAGAGGAACAGAATTTTAGCATGTTTGAGGGCTAAAAGTGAAGGCAGGGCTCACATTCTTCACATACCAGAAAGATCCCTATAGAGTTCACAGTACTGGAGCTCTTGTTCCCAAATGCATTGTCCTGGTAGTGCTGCTGAAAGTGTAACCGATTCCATAAATGGAGTGTTTGTGATGAgtcaacatgtttgtgtttttaggtTCTCTGGGAAATCACACGCTTCTTCTTGCTTGCGATCGAGCTCAGTGTGGTTATCTTCGGACTGGCATTTGGTTAGTTAAACAAACTGGTTTCAATTTGAATTCATGTGCATGTAAACCAGTGTGGCCTTCTTTATGCTTCTTCAGCTCTTGATGCAACTATGAGCTGAATGACTAGACTGCTCTGTTTGTACTGAGCCTCCTTTACTCCTTTACAGGTCACCTGGAGAGCAAGTCCAGTATTAAGCGTGTGCTGGCTATCACTGCTGTGCTTGCTCTGGCTTACTCCATCACACAGGTAATGGCAGTTTGCCAGAAGAAGTAATGAGGAAATGAACAGCACACAGCAGCACGTGCGGCGAAATGTTCTTATGATTTTTGTTCTAGGGCACACTAGAGATCCTTTACCCAGACAGTCACTTGTCTGCTGAGGACTTCAATATCTATGGCCATGGAGGACGGCACTTTTGGTTGGCCAGCTCCTGCTTTTTCTTCCTGGTCAGTGAACTGTATTGATGCCGCAGTTGCAGTAGAACAGGAGACAAATTATAAATGGCATATATTTGATaaccaatgttttttttcccctaggTTTACTCTTTCATTGTGATCTTGCCTAAAACTCCAGTGAGAGAGAGGATATCACTTCCATGTGAGTTCACTTTTCATCAGAGCCAAGATCAGAATATAGACTTAAGAGTAGAGACTGATATTGTTACTTTCAGATATTGGCGTATCACAGATGTAGCAGTGTGTCTGTATTGGCATGTGTTCGAGATAGGAATATCGAGGGAAATTACTGTTCAAAAATGGGTCTAACCATTAGAGTAATGAGTTGAATAGTAACTCAGTAGGGCTATTTTATGATTAACAAGTTGTCTTTGTGGTCATAGTGCGCTTTAGATGAAGAATGGTTGCAGGCCTCCTGTAGTTGTACCAATCCATTACCACCAGACCTCTTTGTGAAAGTTGATAGTTGAAAGTTGCATAGATAAACTTTTTCTGTACAGAAAATGATGATTATAAAACAATGATATACCTGTAGTTGTAAAAAGTTGCCCTTCcattgatgttttttgttttgcttcttctttccAGCTAAGCGTAGTTTTTATGTGTATGCTGCCATCCTGTCTCTGCTGAACCTCGTCCAGGGCCTGGGCAGTGCTCTGCTTTGTGCTGGAATCA
This sequence is a window from Antennarius striatus isolate MH-2024 chromosome 5, ASM4005453v1, whole genome shotgun sequence. Protein-coding genes within it:
- the trim107 gene encoding E3 ubiquitin-protein ligase TRIM39, whose product is MSMSESEANVSEKARSDALALELTCPICLELFSQPVSIPCGHIYCFGCLQTMGEDLDHHNCPECQAEYQTDGLVKNFKMCSIIETYKATAGKANAAAELTNIDHQSDKRDNRIGPEQRNTECCQDVATAGESESTLSFNQEQDKDSAEMEGYKFKLTSQMAELGFGLELAESVLRKEKERDSEMAAVNGQLRQKALKLLGQVEHLSQLYSQQVMQLIEEDLGLDEAHQGRRVSQASELTEQLRQATLRAESLLTKVHLPDFKDEFLTLQPHIIELLAKPVQGEGDPIKSNPNHTQACSKLEDMNAELRKAFGEVQRCLRNTLNPSEVTFDPETAHPNLILSEDLKTVTFSSSKQPYPPSAQRFTSFLQVLSTQSFFEGEHRWEVELEGSPWIIGVCYSGKLARSGVPSALESSRSSWCLMWFNNLLTAYEQSYSVPLKKTTMSRRLEIRLSFKTNRLSFYNISTISGKTHVYTFKAVLTEPVHLAYRMISGHPDARVTFYS
- the tpra1 gene encoding transmembrane protein adipocyte-associated 1 homolog, with product MLATVTAVATFAHYNGTTSSPSENTSGFSTWQPDSETNLSVPHKCLQVLYEDIGDSRVRIWDILLLVPNVAFFVFLMWKLPSARAKIRLTSSPIFVTFYLLVFVVAAVGITRAIVSMTVSASSAATVIDKVLWEITRFFLLAIELSVVIFGLAFGHLESKSSIKRVLAITAVLALAYSITQGTLEILYPDSHLSAEDFNIYGHGGRHFWLASSCFFFLVYSFIVILPKTPVRERISLPSKRSFYVYAAILSLLNLVQGLGSALLCAGIIEGLCCVDVTTFLYFSTFAPLIYVTFLKGFFGSEPKILFSYKSQVDEQDDSDVHLPPTVATTIGRKELTDQGLYYSSTQIDGSGPSNSRMVGAYLDDVASGPYGSSSINSIEVDRWRPINV